A DNA window from Massilia putida contains the following coding sequences:
- the purU gene encoding formyltetrahydrofolate deformylase yields MYPEYILTLSCLDHRGIVLRVSGFLAEHGCNIIDSAQFGDPESKLFFMRVHFALEDDAMSDELLRAGFGSLCADLGAEGALHDARVKPRVLIMVSKIGHCLNDLLFRYRSGLLPVEIPAIVSNHMDFYQLAASYNIPFHHLPLEAGASESAKLAQEARIIELLGTHRIDLVVLARYMQILSPGLCEALKGRAINIHHSFLPSFKGARPYAQAHRRGVKLIGATAHFVTGDLDEGPIIEQDVERVDHAMRPEQLTAIGRDVESVVLARAVKWFVEHRILLNGDKTVVFS; encoded by the coding sequence GAATATATCCTGACCCTGTCCTGCCTGGACCACCGCGGCATCGTGCTGCGCGTCTCGGGTTTCCTGGCCGAACATGGCTGCAACATCATCGACTCGGCCCAGTTCGGCGATCCGGAATCGAAGCTGTTCTTCATGCGCGTGCATTTCGCGCTGGAAGACGACGCGATGTCCGACGAACTGCTGCGCGCCGGCTTCGGCTCGCTGTGCGCCGACCTGGGCGCGGAAGGCGCGCTGCACGACGCTCGCGTCAAGCCGCGCGTGCTGATCATGGTGTCCAAGATCGGTCACTGCCTCAACGACCTGCTGTTCCGCTACCGCAGCGGCCTGCTGCCGGTGGAGATTCCGGCCATCGTGTCGAACCACATGGACTTCTACCAGCTCGCGGCCAGTTACAATATCCCCTTCCACCACTTGCCGCTCGAGGCCGGTGCCAGCGAATCGGCCAAGCTCGCCCAGGAGGCGCGCATCATCGAATTGCTGGGCACCCACCGTATCGACCTGGTCGTGCTGGCGCGCTACATGCAGATCCTGTCGCCGGGGCTGTGCGAAGCCTTGAAGGGCAGGGCGATCAATATCCACCATTCGTTCCTGCCCAGCTTCAAGGGCGCGCGTCCGTATGCGCAGGCGCACCGCCGCGGCGTGAAGCTGATCGGCGCGACGGCCCACTTCGTCACGGGCGACCTGGACGAAGGCCCGATCATCGAGCAGGACGTCGAGCGCGTCGACCACGCCATGCGCCCGGAACAGCTGACGGCCATCGGCCGCGACGTCGAGAGCGTCGTGCTGGCCCGTGCGGTCAAGTGGTTCGTGGAGCACCGCATCCTGCTGAACGGCGACAAGACCGTCGTGTTCAGCTGA
- a CDS encoding YaeQ family protein, which translates to MALKATIYKADLSIADMDRNYYQEHALTIARHPSETDERVMIRLLAFALHADPLLTYGKDLFDVEEPALWLKDLTGAIDLWIEVGQPDERRLMKAAGRADHVVVYSYSATSNIWFKGLASKLERTKKISIINIPAETSAQLEQMAQRSMQLQCTIQDGQVWLTDGQQTVQVERETLMAER; encoded by the coding sequence ATGGCCCTGAAAGCAACGATTTACAAGGCAGACCTGAGCATTGCGGACATGGACCGCAACTATTACCAGGAGCACGCGCTCACGATCGCGCGGCATCCGTCGGAAACCGACGAGCGGGTGATGATCCGCCTGCTCGCCTTCGCCCTGCATGCCGACCCTCTGCTTACCTACGGCAAGGACCTGTTCGACGTCGAGGAGCCGGCACTGTGGCTCAAGGACCTCACGGGTGCCATCGACCTCTGGATCGAGGTGGGCCAGCCCGACGAACGCCGCCTCATGAAGGCGGCCGGCCGCGCCGACCACGTGGTCGTGTACAGCTACAGCGCCACCAGCAACATCTGGTTCAAGGGCCTGGCCAGCAAGCTCGAACGCACGAAGAAAATTTCCATCATCAACATCCCGGCCGAGACCAGCGCCCAGCTGGAGCAGATGGCCCAGCGCTCGATGCAGCTGCAATGCACGATCCAGGACGGCCAGGTGTGGCTGACGGACGGGCAGCAGACCGTGCAGGTCGAGCGCGAGACGCTCATGGCCGAGCGCTGA
- a CDS encoding DUF2946 domain-containing protein → MPIRSITVRVRFVWLALCAVLLNALAPTVSHALAMSRPAIPVDVCSVDGGAPFAAAAALLMQDGHGDMSLAGDCGYCLTHAGSHGLPPPVHAPLALVHGTAPRPFLFHHAPRPLAVWIAAVPRGPPVFA, encoded by the coding sequence ATGCCGATCCGTTCGATAACAGTCCGTGTGCGCTTCGTCTGGCTGGCACTGTGCGCCGTGCTGCTGAACGCGCTCGCGCCGACGGTCTCGCATGCGCTGGCCATGAGCCGGCCGGCGATCCCGGTCGACGTCTGCAGTGTCGATGGCGGCGCACCGTTCGCCGCCGCGGCCGCGCTGCTCATGCAGGACGGGCACGGCGACATGAGCCTGGCGGGCGACTGCGGCTACTGCCTCACGCACGCGGGCAGCCACGGCCTGCCGCCACCCGTGCACGCGCCGCTGGCGCTCGTGCACGGCACGGCGCCCCGTCCTTTCCTGTTCCACCACGCGCCCCGTCCGCTGGCTGTCTGGATCGCGGCCGTCCCGCGCGGTCCGCCTGTCTTCGCCTGA
- a CDS encoding copper chaperone PCu(A)C: protein MYRKFLMLAAASLVTTSAAFAQVTVGDPWIRATVPAQKTAGAFMQLRSPKATRLVEVQTPVAGRAEVHQMGMEGQTMRMQKVDGIDLPAGQTVNLASGGYHVMLFDLKRQLKDGEQVPLTLTFVGADKKRENVTVQVPVKPLTYTAAH from the coding sequence ATGTATCGTAAATTCCTTATGCTGGCCGCGGCCAGCCTCGTTACCACGTCCGCGGCATTCGCCCAGGTGACCGTCGGCGATCCGTGGATCCGCGCCACTGTGCCGGCCCAGAAGACGGCCGGCGCCTTCATGCAACTGCGCTCGCCCAAGGCCACGCGCCTCGTCGAGGTCCAGACCCCCGTTGCCGGCCGCGCCGAAGTCCACCAGATGGGCATGGAGGGCCAGACCATGCGCATGCAAAAGGTCGACGGCATCGACCTGCCCGCCGGCCAGACCGTCAACCTGGCGTCCGGCGGCTACCACGTCATGCTGTTCGACCTGAAGCGGCAGCTCAAGGACGGCGAGCAGGTGCCGCTGACCCTGACGTTCGTGGGCGCCGACAAGAAACGCGAGAACGTCACCGTGCAGGTGCCGGTCAAACCGCTGACGTACACCGCGGCACACTGA
- a CDS encoding YcnI family copper-binding membrane protein: MKTFLFAALCAAPLAHAHITIAPASAPAGAYQTIVFKVGHGCDGSATTGITVLLPDGVTAKPMPKPGWTINLVEGKLATPLQIHGKTITSAVREIAWRGGPLPDAYYDEFTLQAKLPDLPARYVFKVGQQCEKGRTDWSDVDPASKTPAPVLEVMPAAMPPHHH, encoded by the coding sequence ATGAAAACATTTCTGTTCGCCGCCTTGTGCGCGGCGCCGCTGGCGCACGCCCATATCACCATCGCCCCGGCCAGCGCGCCGGCCGGTGCCTATCAGACCATCGTGTTCAAGGTCGGCCACGGCTGCGACGGCAGCGCCACGACCGGCATCACGGTGCTTCTGCCTGACGGCGTGACGGCGAAGCCCATGCCCAAGCCGGGCTGGACCATCAACCTCGTCGAAGGCAAGCTCGCGACGCCGCTGCAAATCCACGGCAAGACGATCACGAGCGCCGTGCGCGAGATCGCCTGGCGCGGCGGACCGCTGCCGGATGCGTACTACGACGAATTCACGCTGCAGGCCAAGCTGCCGGACCTGCCTGCCCGCTACGTGTTCAAGGTCGGCCAGCAGTGCGAGAAGGGCCGCACGGACTGGAGCGACGTCGATCCCGCATCGAAGACGCCCGCGCCGGTGCTGGAGGTCATGCCGGCCGCGATGCCGCCGCACCATCACTGA